The Malus domestica chromosome 06, GDT2T_hap1 genome has a segment encoding these proteins:
- the LOC103424976 gene encoding uncharacterized protein: MGNCSSLTGTSGECPKSIRVLTDSGAILEFKGPKLAAEILTGFPGYGIFQQGKASLPMSDQETLISGQYYLLPLKPQPLVCEHGVAEKPEAAEAEPVKKSFGALPDFVENSANWSSNLGVEVLEKAAEAESVKKSFGAGSEVEVMEAAEAEPVKKSFCAGSDFVENLAKGSSALEVLPSGGDGVWRVKLVIDTKQLEELFSENGDAGALIETMRMAASEGAGASTPRQTKSLWGGAGGWRKPIFSNLFKVPPN, from the coding sequence ATGGGGAACTGTTCATCACTCACAGGAACCTCTGGGGAGTGTCCTAAATCTATTAGGGTTCTTACAGATTCTGGGGCTATCCTAGAATTTAAAGGCCCTAAACTAGCTGCTGAAATCCTCACTGGTTTTCCAGGCTATGGCATTTTCCAACAGGGCAAGGCCTCCTTGCCAATGTCTGACCAAGAAACCCTAATTAGTGGCCAGTACTATCTTCTTCCGCTGAAGCCACAGCCACTGGTTTGCGAACATGGGGTTGCTGAGAAACCAGAGGCTGCAGAAGCTGAGCCTGTGAAGAAGTCATTTGGTGCACTACCGGATTTCGTGGAGAATTCGGCAAACTGGTCATCAAATCTTGGAGTTGAAGTCCTGGAGAAGGCTGCAGAAGCTGAGTCTGTGAAGAAGTCATTTGGAGCAGGATCAGAAGTTGAAGTCATGGAGGCTGCTGAAGCTGAGCCTGTGAAGAAGTCATTTTGTGCAGGATCAGATTTCGTGGAGAATTTGGCGAAAGGGTCGTCGGCTCTTGAGGTGCTGCCGTCTGGTGGCGACGGGGTTTGGAGGGTGAAGCTGGTGATAGACACTAAGCAACTGGAGGAGTTATTTTCCGAAAATGGCGACGCAGGGGCGCTGATTGAGACGATGAGGATGGCTGCAAGTGAAGGAGCAGGGGCAAGCACTCCAAGGCAGACAAAGAGCCTTTGGGGAGGAGCAGGAGGTTGGAGGAAgcccatcttctccaacttgtTTAAGGTGCCCCCCaactga